From Micromonospora echinospora, one genomic window encodes:
- a CDS encoding GNAT family N-acetyltransferase: MAETTRPTAVTGVDIVPANQASWEDLQAIFGTRGDGAHCQCQRYKIPIARWRSVPLEQRRHRLREQTDCGYPASDTTSGLVAYLDGEPVGWCAVEPRCAYDRLRTTQVPWAGRNEDRDDPDIWAVTCFFVRAGYRRRGISRSLARASIGFARARGANALEGYPMITRPDQNVIWGELHVGSRSIFADAGFAEVHRPTLRRVVMRVDFNHRQR; this comes from the coding sequence ATGGCCGAGACCACCCGTCCGACGGCCGTGACCGGGGTCGACATCGTGCCCGCCAATCAGGCGAGCTGGGAGGACCTTCAAGCGATCTTCGGCACCCGTGGGGACGGAGCTCACTGCCAGTGCCAGCGTTACAAGATCCCCATCGCCCGGTGGAGATCCGTCCCTCTCGAACAACGCCGGCACCGGCTGCGCGAGCAAACCGACTGCGGATACCCCGCATCCGACACGACCAGCGGCCTGGTGGCCTACCTCGACGGCGAGCCCGTCGGCTGGTGCGCGGTCGAGCCCCGCTGCGCCTACGACCGGCTACGGACCACCCAGGTGCCGTGGGCGGGCCGCAACGAGGACCGAGACGACCCGGACATCTGGGCCGTCACCTGCTTCTTCGTCCGTGCGGGCTACCGGCGGCGCGGCATCAGCCGATCGTTGGCCCGGGCGTCGATCGGCTTTGCCCGCGCCCGCGGCGCCAACGCGCTGGAGGGCTACCCGATGATCACCCGGCCGGACCAGAACGTCATCTGGGGCGAGCTGCACGTCGGTAGCCGGAGCATCTTCGCCGACGCAGGATTCGCCGAGGTGCACCGGCCGACACTGCGGCGGGTGGTCATGCGCGTCGACTTCAACCACCGACAGCGTTGA
- a CDS encoding thioesterase II family protein has translation MPAPSPRNKWLPRKPSSSAAGRVFLIPYSGCGASMYRRWPQRHQDVEFLPVELPGHETRFAEPNFESYQELAKAMAAGLEDHLDKPFGFFGHCGSALAAYEVSAELIRAGMPTPARLFVSSEVAPQDGPAGRFLSMDDTELGAELEKLMRELGGKPDADLVAFYLEVLRADVETNKRYVVPEPFRLSCPITAIGWSEDDEIPYATMGGWSRCGETTGVLLDGRHHRFIDAPTELLDLMSAGVAAR, from the coding sequence ATGCCTGCCCCGTCGCCACGCAACAAGTGGTTGCCTCGCAAGCCGTCATCCTCCGCAGCTGGCCGGGTGTTTCTGATCCCGTACTCCGGTTGCGGCGCCAGCATGTACCGCCGATGGCCGCAGCGCCACCAGGACGTGGAGTTCCTGCCCGTCGAACTTCCCGGCCACGAGACCCGGTTCGCCGAGCCCAACTTCGAGTCGTACCAGGAGTTGGCGAAGGCGATGGCGGCCGGCCTCGAGGACCACCTCGACAAACCCTTCGGCTTCTTCGGGCACTGCGGCTCGGCCCTGGCTGCCTACGAAGTGTCCGCCGAACTGATCCGCGCCGGAATGCCCACGCCCGCCCGGCTCTTCGTTTCCTCGGAGGTCGCGCCGCAGGACGGGCCAGCGGGCCGTTTCCTGTCGATGGACGACACGGAGCTTGGCGCCGAGCTCGAGAAGCTCATGCGGGAACTCGGAGGTAAGCCGGACGCCGACTTGGTCGCGTTCTACCTCGAGGTCTTGCGCGCCGACGTCGAGACCAACAAGCGCTACGTCGTGCCGGAACCGTTCCGTCTGTCCTGCCCGATCACGGCCATCGGCTGGAGCGAGGATGACGAGATCCCCTACGCGACGATGGGCGGCTGGTCCCGGTGTGGCGAGACGACCGGGGTTCTCCTCGATGGCCGTCACCACCGGTTCATCGACGCGCCGACGGAGCTGCTGGACCTCATGAGCGCCGGGGTCGCCGCCCGGTAG
- a CDS encoding amino acid adenylation domain-containing protein gives MYRSLPEWFLAICARHPERTAVVCGSEHLTYQELAAEARGLAAELIRRGVTRGDLVGLRVTRSMDIPVAVIGILLAGGAYVPLDPGYPSQRLRRIIAETSIGCVVGETLPARGHTASPRTDLPEVSAGDRAYVIYTSGSTGQPKGCVISHGNVLSLHHAALPLLDVGPDDRWTLFSSINFDVSVWELWSALGTGATLVIVDAEAVYDPEVFLRLIIDQRVTVLNAVPPVFRLLAEAHADAGRPPLPLRYVIFAGDAVDLDTTAAFIEGLPQRIRPINMYGITETTVHATFKELDDTALHGVNRSPIGRPLPHLEIMLRDPTGEPVPDGQAGEIWVSGSGVGLGYHGRDDLTAERFLTVDGVRSYRSGDLARRLPDGELEYLGRADRQVKLRGFRIELPEIEATLRGCTGVRDAVVELVTGHVSGDFLAAYLVVDHTFDTRRIRQECAEALPPYMVPTTYKVLPAIPLTPSGKIDRSALTAHR, from the coding sequence GTGTACCGGTCACTTCCCGAATGGTTCCTGGCGATCTGCGCACGGCATCCCGAGCGGACCGCGGTGGTGTGCGGATCCGAGCACCTGACGTACCAGGAACTGGCCGCCGAGGCGCGCGGCCTCGCCGCTGAACTGATCCGCCGGGGCGTCACCCGCGGCGACCTCGTCGGACTCCGCGTCACCAGGTCAATGGACATCCCGGTCGCGGTCATCGGCATCCTGCTCGCTGGCGGCGCCTACGTACCACTCGACCCCGGGTACCCGTCGCAGCGGCTGCGCCGGATCATTGCCGAGACGAGCATCGGTTGTGTGGTCGGGGAAACCCTGCCAGCCCGTGGACACACCGCCTCTCCCAGAACCGACTTGCCCGAGGTCTCCGCCGGCGACCGCGCCTACGTGATCTACACGTCCGGCTCCACCGGCCAGCCCAAGGGCTGCGTTATCAGCCACGGAAACGTCCTGAGCCTCCACCATGCCGCCCTACCGCTGCTCGATGTCGGCCCGGACGACCGATGGACCCTCTTCAGCTCGATCAACTTCGACGTGTCGGTGTGGGAGCTGTGGAGCGCTCTGGGCACCGGCGCCACCCTGGTGATCGTAGACGCCGAAGCGGTGTACGACCCCGAGGTGTTCCTACGGCTGATCATCGACCAGCGGGTGACCGTCCTCAACGCGGTGCCCCCCGTGTTCCGCCTCCTCGCCGAGGCGCACGCCGACGCGGGCCGACCGCCCCTGCCACTGCGTTACGTGATTTTCGCCGGCGACGCGGTGGACCTCGACACCACCGCCGCCTTCATCGAAGGGCTCCCGCAGCGCATCCGGCCGATCAACATGTACGGCATCACCGAGACCACCGTCCACGCCACCTTCAAGGAACTCGACGACACGGCCCTCCACGGCGTCAACCGATCGCCGATCGGGCGACCGCTACCGCACCTGGAGATCATGCTCCGCGACCCCACCGGCGAACCGGTTCCCGACGGTCAGGCCGGTGAGATCTGGGTCTCCGGCAGCGGCGTCGGTCTCGGCTACCACGGCCGCGACGACCTCACCGCCGAACGCTTCCTCACCGTCGACGGCGTACGGTCCTACCGGTCCGGAGACCTGGCCCGACGGCTGCCCGACGGCGAACTCGAGTACCTCGGCCGCGCCGACCGCCAAGTGAAACTACGCGGATTTCGCATCGAACTCCCCGAGATCGAGGCCACCCTGCGCGGCTGCACCGGAGTACGCGACGCCGTCGTCGAACTGGTCACCGGGCACGTATCCGGTGACTTCCTCGCCGCCTACCTCGTGGTCGACCACACCTTCGACACCCGCCGAATCCGACAGGAGTGCGCCGAGGCGCTGCCGCCCTACATGGTGCCAACCACGTACAAGGTCCTCCCCGCCATACCGCTGACCCCGTCAGGAAAGATCGACCGGAGCGCGCTAACCGCTCACCGTTGA
- a CDS encoding lantibiotic dehydratase, whose protein sequence is MAAVTTAGPLAPLGRTRWSVWREIALRGAGFPAARLAEICDDELAAAADQVDTATPATGERYERVFAAATARLSSTVAGIATEPTFREAVTSQNPAVVRTCLDKAASGEPRTSRGRQHELTIATYLQRYCLKNESISFFGPIGWARLVPEDFGVSMEPAPQLLSRRTTYFEYWAIDAIAEMVAAWPEVWPWLRPTTVLSTRLAGGVLRMPFRKPATLSAVQRRVLRQCDGQRTVRDITGDPPDPAVVAALLWLREVGAVEISLKGPVALWPERFLAERIAAIGDEAVRSRAMAPLAELMRAREVVGASAGDADRLAAANQALGDTFERLTGAASQRLPGEPYAGRTLVYEDAIRAGEVRIGQRFIDRIAEPLGLVLDSAAWLANTVADRYEQRARQAFERELGRFGGTTVPLLHLLSVVMPEMLVPAREPVQAAVVDEVVAEFQRRWRRIVGLPDAASEGLRHHRVGAADIAGAVAREFPEQSPRWSGVRWCSPDVMLAVTDPSGLAIGDVDVVLGELHCATNTLESQIFPAQHPCPDRLREAALASGLDDRIFTIPPRDSPLAVTSRFARAPELMLPTYTYLAVGAESMTPPAGAKVLYGSELTACVRDGALMVHDRVEDRYHRFLDVVGELLNIVVVNGFRPFDDDRHLPRVSIDRLVVSREAWKFPASALGWAAVIDERQRYARVRRWRREQGLPERFFCRVPVERKPVAVDLRSLPLVNMFAKLVRRTERSRADATITLTEVLPDVEQLWLRDRDGERYTAELRMVTVAQR, encoded by the coding sequence ATGGCTGCGGTGACGACGGCCGGTCCACTCGCTCCGCTCGGCCGGACCCGATGGTCGGTGTGGCGGGAGATCGCCCTGCGGGGTGCGGGTTTCCCCGCCGCACGGCTCGCTGAGATCTGCGACGACGAGCTCGCCGCCGCCGCGGACCAGGTCGACACGGCGACGCCGGCGACCGGCGAACGGTACGAGAGGGTTTTCGCCGCCGCGACCGCGCGGCTGTCGTCGACCGTCGCCGGCATCGCCACCGAGCCGACGTTCCGGGAGGCGGTCACCTCGCAGAATCCGGCGGTGGTGCGGACGTGCCTGGACAAGGCCGCCTCGGGGGAGCCCCGCACGTCGCGTGGCCGGCAGCACGAGCTGACCATCGCCACGTACCTGCAGCGGTACTGCCTGAAAAACGAGAGCATCAGCTTCTTCGGCCCGATCGGCTGGGCTCGACTCGTGCCCGAGGACTTCGGTGTGTCGATGGAGCCGGCACCACAGTTGTTGTCCCGCCGCACCACCTACTTCGAGTACTGGGCAATCGACGCGATAGCCGAGATGGTCGCGGCATGGCCCGAGGTGTGGCCGTGGCTGCGGCCGACGACGGTGTTGTCGACGAGACTGGCCGGCGGGGTTCTGCGGATGCCGTTCCGCAAGCCGGCGACGCTGTCGGCTGTGCAGCGGCGGGTGCTGCGCCAGTGCGACGGGCAGCGCACCGTCCGGGACATCACCGGTGACCCTCCGGACCCTGCGGTGGTCGCCGCCCTGCTGTGGTTGCGGGAGGTCGGCGCCGTCGAGATCAGCTTGAAGGGGCCGGTGGCGCTGTGGCCGGAGCGGTTCCTGGCCGAGCGGATTGCGGCCATCGGCGACGAGGCGGTGCGGAGTCGGGCGATGGCCCCGCTCGCTGAGCTGATGCGGGCCCGGGAGGTGGTTGGGGCGTCGGCCGGTGATGCCGATCGGCTCGCGGCGGCCAACCAGGCTCTCGGCGACACCTTCGAGCGTCTTACCGGCGCTGCCTCGCAGCGGCTCCCGGGCGAACCGTACGCCGGCCGTACGCTGGTGTACGAGGACGCGATCCGGGCCGGTGAGGTACGGATCGGGCAGCGGTTCATCGATCGTATCGCGGAGCCGCTGGGGTTGGTCCTGGACAGCGCCGCGTGGCTGGCCAACACGGTCGCCGATCGGTACGAGCAGCGGGCCCGGCAGGCGTTTGAGCGGGAACTCGGGCGTTTCGGCGGTACGACCGTGCCGCTGCTGCACCTGTTGTCGGTCGTGATGCCGGAGATGCTGGTTCCGGCGCGCGAGCCGGTGCAGGCAGCGGTTGTCGATGAGGTGGTGGCCGAGTTCCAGCGCCGCTGGCGGCGGATCGTCGGCCTACCGGATGCGGCGTCCGAGGGGCTGCGGCACCACCGGGTCGGTGCTGCCGACATAGCCGGGGCGGTGGCGCGCGAGTTTCCGGAGCAGTCGCCGCGGTGGAGTGGGGTGCGGTGGTGCTCCCCCGACGTCATGCTGGCGGTCACCGATCCGTCCGGTCTCGCCATCGGTGACGTCGACGTCGTTCTGGGTGAGCTGCACTGTGCCACCAACACCCTGGAGAGTCAGATCTTTCCGGCGCAGCATCCCTGTCCCGACCGGCTTCGGGAGGCGGCACTGGCCAGCGGCCTCGATGACCGGATCTTCACCATCCCGCCCCGGGACTCGCCGTTGGCGGTCACGTCGCGCTTCGCGCGTGCACCGGAGCTGATGTTGCCGACCTACACCTACCTGGCCGTCGGGGCGGAGTCCATGACGCCGCCGGCCGGTGCGAAGGTGCTCTACGGCAGCGAGCTGACGGCGTGCGTGCGCGACGGCGCGTTGATGGTGCACGACCGCGTCGAGGATCGGTACCACCGGTTTCTCGACGTCGTCGGGGAATTGTTGAACATCGTGGTGGTCAACGGATTCCGGCCGTTCGACGACGATCGTCACCTGCCGCGGGTGTCCATCGACCGGTTGGTGGTCAGCCGTGAGGCGTGGAAGTTCCCGGCATCGGCGCTGGGGTGGGCCGCTGTGATCGACGAGCGGCAGCGGTACGCGCGGGTGCGCCGGTGGCGCCGCGAGCAGGGGCTGCCGGAACGGTTCTTCTGCCGGGTGCCGGTGGAGCGCAAGCCGGTGGCGGTGGACCTGCGGAGCCTGCCGCTGGTCAACATGTTCGCCAAGCTGGTCCGCCGGACCGAGCGGTCTCGTGCGGACGCGACGATCACATTGACCGAGGTGCTGCCGGACGTGGAGCAGCTGTGGCTGCGCGACCGGGACGGCGAGCGGTACACGGCGGAGCTGCGGATGGTGACGGTCGCTCAACGGTGA
- a CDS encoding DinB family protein, with the protein MPDVDEYGRPEPPVSAGEVETLLGFLDYQRATLAWKCAAVDNAGMRVTVGVSSMTLGGLLKHLAYVEDDWFSVRLHAHPRQPPWDGVNWEDDPDWDWESAADDTPDDLLARWEAAVARSRVLLAEALSAGGLDQAARRPWPNGEAPSLRWILVHMIEEYARHNGHADLLREAVDGQTGE; encoded by the coding sequence GTGCCCGACGTGGACGAGTACGGCAGACCCGAGCCGCCGGTGTCGGCCGGTGAGGTGGAGACGCTTCTCGGGTTCTTGGACTACCAGCGGGCCACGTTGGCGTGGAAGTGCGCGGCGGTAGACAACGCCGGCATGCGGGTCACCGTCGGCGTGTCGTCGATGACCCTCGGTGGGTTGCTCAAGCACCTCGCCTACGTGGAGGACGACTGGTTCTCGGTGCGCCTGCACGCCCACCCCCGGCAGCCACCATGGGACGGCGTCAACTGGGAGGACGACCCGGACTGGGACTGGGAATCAGCGGCGGACGACACGCCCGACGACCTTCTCGCGCGGTGGGAGGCGGCGGTAGCCCGGTCGCGCGTGCTCCTCGCCGAGGCCCTCAGCGCGGGCGGCCTCGACCAGGCGGCGAGGCGGCCGTGGCCGAACGGTGAGGCGCCGAGCCTGCGGTGGATCCTGGTGCACATGATCGAGGAGTATGCGCGGCACAACGGCCACGCCGACCTCCTGCGCGAAGCGGTGGACGGGCAGACCGGCGAGTGA
- a CDS encoding thioesterase II family protein — MRLSWIPVTVLANRTSVAWAGTPRSVTSVDTNERYVMLQAVVGDRRWLKRFCRRDSPCEVQLVCLHHAGGSAGMYRHWPQLLAPSIETIGVQLPGRADRFHEPPYTRMMPLVDDLVEVLRPLLDRPYAIYGVSMGSRVMWTLTHVLRDRNLPMPVRLYTACDPAPVHGTGSWRWEGRSDGLEGYVREMGGTPPAVLADQKLLAALLPTLDADLTVLSTNDFRPAVPLDVPIRAFAGTDDREASPQQMNDWRGETSARFDLDEVPGGHFFDPEGERQVTGAISRDLA, encoded by the coding sequence ATGCGCCTGTCCTGGATTCCCGTGACAGTGCTGGCGAACCGGACGTCGGTAGCGTGGGCCGGGACACCGAGATCCGTCACCTCCGTCGATACGAATGAGCGGTACGTGATGCTGCAGGCCGTAGTGGGTGACCGCCGTTGGCTGAAACGGTTCTGCCGTCGCGACAGTCCGTGTGAGGTGCAGCTGGTGTGCCTGCACCACGCCGGAGGCAGCGCGGGCATGTACCGGCATTGGCCGCAGTTGCTGGCACCCTCCATCGAGACGATCGGTGTGCAGTTGCCGGGTCGGGCGGATCGTTTCCACGAGCCCCCGTACACCCGGATGATGCCGTTGGTCGACGACCTCGTGGAGGTGCTCCGCCCGTTACTCGACCGGCCCTACGCCATCTACGGCGTCAGCATGGGCTCACGGGTGATGTGGACCCTCACGCATGTCCTGCGTGACCGCAATCTGCCGATGCCGGTCCGGCTGTACACGGCGTGCGACCCGGCCCCGGTGCACGGCACCGGAAGCTGGCGGTGGGAGGGACGCAGCGACGGGCTCGAGGGATACGTGCGGGAGATGGGTGGCACCCCGCCGGCGGTTCTCGCCGACCAGAAGCTGCTGGCCGCGCTGCTGCCCACCCTGGACGCCGACCTCACCGTGCTCAGCACCAACGATTTCCGTCCGGCGGTGCCGTTGGACGTGCCCATCCGCGCTTTCGCCGGTACCGACGACCGTGAGGCCTCTCCGCAGCAGATGAACGACTGGCGCGGCGAGACGTCCGCGCGTTTCGACCTCGACGAGGTGCCAGGGGGGCACTTCTTTGACCCTGAGGGCGAGCGGCAGGTGACGGGGGCGATCAGCCGGGATCTGGCGTGA
- a CDS encoding condensation domain-containing protein — MAPPFQAQAIAGSDVTGDTPARKTGPTVPPRNPYEEAVVAIWSDLLGRSDFGVHDDFFGLGGHSLLAPKVVARIRKTLGVAIPVKDFFESPTAAGLAATVAAQAAAEPRVVTPRPPDAAPVLSFDQQRLWLENQLLPGAAYNIHGRRRLTGPVDVPALEASIRAILLRHEALRTRFPTVDGTAVQVVDDLEDTWRLRVEDVVGETDPSDAARRLADEQASTPFDLATGPLFRCMLIRLDDTTHILAVTMHHIVSDAWSIGLFVRELLALYEAGGDVEQAGLPPLPVQYRDYAVWQRDYLAGETIDREVNYWRRHLDGAPTALNLPAAHRQAVARQSGGRVHAALSASETAALHVLCRKHGVSPFMALLAALSTVLSRWSGQRDIVVGVPIAGRSDAGTDLLVGFFVNTLPIRVDLTGDLTFAGLLQRVRQVCLDGYAHAEAPVDVVVEQLQVVRDPRRTPLFEVILNVIGSPEVEQVNGVSIEPMEAPTLPSKFDLVCNAQENDGILRLHLDFNADRFDAPMMQVLLSHVQSLLRATAADPAKALVDYRLEPFAGEPVPAPAPLAAHRPAPPAGRIAVVDAAGEWTYEWVGRAADLIAGRLPEAATVGVVRRPVAGFVAAVLGCVRAGLPYSVIEADSEVPLHYLGVSAVLDVEDGSIDLSELPSTGSGDVPVVGDWAQHRYGFAADDRIAPLCPRPGLLVSAITSALASGATLYLPSASVGGDSDAWLHAHGITVAYLSPAQLRALRGPLPALRQVIVDNSGDVISHDVDLVRRAAPGCRFVGVYRVGRDGRPLAVHEVPEDWQLSTAPLRVPLGVELSEEPAELLHPIGQAAAVGEVAELRFGDYRTGDLARRWHDGTLEFVGRLGANLSFDPLETLAALRDVPDVVDAVVTELVDAEDRVVLVGYVTGVAPEQAAGIRRGLVLRLPEHLIPRHLFVVDTLDRAPDGDYDLATLPEPDGDETADSYVAPRTPLERRLGEIFEELLEVERVGIYDTFFELNGFSLLATTLTARIRDEFNVELSLREIFGAPTVESLALLILSRQSELSDDEELEAILNEIGGGH, encoded by the coding sequence ATGGCGCCCCCTTTCCAGGCTCAGGCCATCGCCGGCAGCGACGTCACTGGTGACACCCCGGCCCGGAAGACGGGCCCGACGGTACCGCCGCGCAATCCCTACGAGGAAGCCGTCGTCGCGATCTGGAGTGATCTACTCGGCCGCTCGGACTTCGGCGTACACGACGACTTCTTCGGACTGGGCGGGCACTCCCTGCTGGCTCCAAAGGTCGTGGCACGGATCCGTAAAACGCTCGGTGTGGCGATCCCGGTGAAGGACTTCTTCGAGTCGCCCACCGCCGCCGGGCTGGCAGCAACCGTCGCGGCGCAGGCCGCCGCGGAACCTCGGGTCGTCACCCCTCGTCCACCGGACGCCGCGCCTGTGCTCTCCTTCGACCAGCAACGGCTGTGGTTGGAGAACCAACTGCTACCCGGTGCCGCGTACAACATCCACGGCCGCCGTCGCCTGACCGGGCCTGTCGACGTGCCCGCGCTCGAGGCGAGCATCCGGGCGATCCTGCTACGGCACGAGGCGCTGCGCACTCGTTTCCCGACGGTCGACGGCACCGCAGTCCAGGTTGTCGATGACCTCGAGGACACCTGGCGCCTTCGGGTCGAGGACGTCGTCGGCGAGACGGACCCGTCCGACGCGGCCCGACGGCTGGCCGACGAGCAGGCGTCCACGCCGTTCGACCTCGCGACCGGGCCGCTGTTCCGGTGCATGCTCATCCGGCTGGACGACACCACCCACATCCTCGCCGTCACGATGCACCACATCGTCTCCGACGCGTGGTCCATCGGCTTGTTCGTCCGTGAGCTCCTGGCACTGTATGAGGCCGGCGGCGACGTGGAACAGGCCGGGCTGCCGCCGCTGCCGGTGCAGTACCGCGACTACGCCGTCTGGCAGCGCGACTACCTCGCCGGTGAGACCATCGACCGCGAGGTGAACTACTGGCGGCGGCATCTTGACGGTGCTCCGACGGCGCTGAACCTGCCCGCCGCGCACCGTCAGGCGGTGGCCCGCCAGTCCGGTGGACGGGTGCACGCGGCCCTGTCGGCGTCGGAGACCGCTGCGCTGCACGTGTTGTGCCGCAAACACGGCGTCTCCCCCTTCATGGCGCTTCTGGCGGCCCTGTCCACCGTGCTGAGCCGCTGGTCCGGTCAACGCGACATCGTCGTCGGGGTGCCGATCGCGGGCCGCAGCGACGCCGGCACCGACCTGCTGGTCGGGTTCTTCGTCAACACGCTGCCGATCCGGGTCGACCTGACCGGCGATCTGACGTTCGCCGGTCTGCTGCAGCGGGTACGGCAGGTCTGCCTGGACGGCTACGCGCACGCCGAGGCACCGGTCGACGTGGTCGTCGAGCAGTTGCAGGTGGTTCGGGACCCCCGTCGCACCCCGCTGTTCGAGGTGATCCTCAACGTCATCGGAAGCCCGGAGGTGGAGCAGGTCAACGGCGTCTCCATCGAGCCCATGGAAGCGCCGACCCTGCCCAGCAAGTTCGATCTGGTGTGCAACGCGCAGGAGAACGACGGGATCCTCCGGCTGCATCTCGACTTCAACGCCGACCGGTTCGACGCGCCGATGATGCAGGTCCTGTTGTCCCACGTGCAGAGCCTGCTTCGCGCGACCGCCGCCGACCCAGCCAAGGCGCTGGTGGACTACCGGCTTGAGCCCTTCGCGGGCGAACCGGTTCCGGCGCCGGCCCCGCTTGCGGCGCACCGGCCCGCCCCGCCCGCCGGGCGGATCGCCGTGGTCGACGCCGCCGGCGAGTGGACGTACGAGTGGGTTGGCCGGGCCGCGGACCTGATCGCCGGCCGGCTACCCGAAGCAGCGACCGTCGGTGTCGTCCGGCGGCCTGTCGCCGGGTTCGTCGCTGCGGTCCTCGGCTGCGTCAGGGCTGGGCTGCCCTACTCGGTGATCGAGGCCGATTCCGAGGTCCCGCTGCACTATCTCGGCGTATCCGCCGTTCTCGACGTCGAGGACGGATCCATCGACCTGAGCGAGCTGCCATCGACCGGCTCGGGGGATGTTCCGGTCGTCGGCGACTGGGCACAGCACCGGTACGGCTTCGCCGCCGACGATCGGATCGCGCCGCTGTGTCCGCGTCCCGGTCTGCTGGTGTCGGCGATCACCAGCGCACTCGCCTCCGGCGCGACTCTGTACCTCCCGTCCGCCTCAGTGGGCGGGGACAGCGACGCCTGGCTCCACGCACACGGGATCACCGTCGCCTACCTGAGCCCTGCGCAGCTACGTGCGCTACGCGGACCTCTGCCGGCGTTGCGGCAGGTGATCGTCGACAACTCCGGCGACGTGATCTCCCACGACGTGGATCTGGTGCGTCGGGCCGCCCCTGGCTGCCGGTTCGTCGGCGTGTACCGGGTCGGCCGGGATGGCCGCCCGTTGGCCGTCCACGAGGTGCCGGAGGACTGGCAGCTGTCCACGGCACCGCTACGGGTGCCGTTGGGCGTCGAGCTATCCGAGGAGCCGGCCGAACTGCTGCACCCGATCGGTCAGGCGGCGGCCGTCGGCGAGGTCGCCGAACTGCGCTTCGGGGATTACCGGACCGGGGACCTGGCGCGACGCTGGCACGACGGCACCCTCGAGTTCGTCGGCCGACTCGGCGCGAACCTCTCCTTCGACCCGTTGGAAACACTGGCCGCGTTGCGGGACGTGCCGGACGTGGTGGACGCGGTCGTGACCGAACTCGTCGACGCGGAGGACAGGGTCGTTCTCGTCGGCTACGTCACCGGGGTCGCCCCTGAGCAGGCCGCCGGGATTCGCCGCGGGCTGGTGCTGCGGCTGCCCGAGCACCTGATCCCCCGGCACCTGTTCGTGGTCGACACGCTGGACCGTGCCCCCGACGGTGACTACGACCTGGCGACCCTGCCGGAGCCGGACGGTGACGAGACGGCGGACAGCTACGTCGCCCCGCGCACCCCGTTGGAACGACGGCTCGGTGAGATCTTCGAGGAGCTCCTCGAGGTGGAGCGGGTCGGCATCTACGACACGTTCTTCGAGCTGAACGGCTTCTCGCTGCTGGCCACCACCCTGACGGCCCGGATTCGGGACGAGTTCAACGTAGAGCTGTCCCTCCGGGAGATTTTCGGCGCGCCGACGGTGGAGAGCCTCGCGCTGCTGATTCTCAGCCGGCAAAGCGAGCTGTCCGACGACGAGGAGCTCGAGGCCATCCTGAACGAGATCGGTGGAGGGCACTGA